The Mucilaginibacter rubeus genomic interval GATTTTACCTATAACCAGATCAGTGAGCTGATGAGCGATTATGGTAAGGTTGATATTTTATGGCTTGATGGAGGATGGGTACGCCCTAAAACCAGCGTTGATACAAGTATTGACTGGCAGCGGGGGATTAAATTTGATCAGGATATTGATATGCCAAAGATAGCTGCAATGGGCAGGCAAAAGCAACCCGGTTTAATTGTGGTCGATCGTACCGTAGCCGGTAAATACGAAAACTACACTACGCCCGAGCAGGAAGTGCCGGAAGTGCCTCTTGATCATCCATGGGAAAGCTGTATAACCATGGGCAACTCATGGAGCTATGTTCCCGGCGATCATTATAAATCCGTGCAAAAAATAGTACAGCTATTGGTGAAGATCGTATCACGCGGTGGTAACTTGCTTATGAATATCGGCCCAGGCCCTGATGGTGATTGGGACCCCGTTGCTTATGAGCGCCTGCAAGGCATCAGCCGTTGGATGAAGATCAATGGCGAAGGTATTTACGCCAGCCAGTCGGTAGCGCCGTATTCAACAGGTAATATATACTATACTAAAGCTAAAAGCAGCAATACTATTTATGCCTTTGCCCTGAGCGATGAGGAAAAGGTAGTTTTACCTGCAACTGTATCAGTAAAACTAAAGGATATCAAGAAAGTAAAGAAAGTGACCTTGCTTGGCAGTACGCAAAGCCTTAAATGGAAACAGGTATCCGATGGTATTGATATCAGCATCCCAACAAAATTACAACAAGCCAGCGGGCTTACCGAAGCGGCAGGTTTTAAAATAGTTTATTAAGTAAAAAACAATCCCCTCGTCATTGCAAGGAACGAAGCAATCCCCTATGAGCAGAGTCGCTCTGTATAGTTCGCGATTGCTTCGTTCCTCGCAATGACGAGGAAGCAACCCGACAAAATACCACATAATATAGCCAAGTTTTTACAGCTAAAATGATTTGGCAGTTTTTAATTTTGATCATTCATCCAATCTAAATAAATGACAACAACCCGTTCTGCAGGCAGATCTGCATTGTTTAAATTTTCGGTAGCATTATCTATCCTTGCTTCAGGCGTTTATCAAAACGCGGAGGCGCAAACCAGCTATGAGCTAAACAGCGGCTGGAAATCAACCTCAATGAATAGTGTTAAGGATAATGGCACTGTTATATCTCAAACTAATTATGATCTGGCTGCATGGAACCCGGCAGTTGTTCCCGGTACCGTGTTAACCACTCAGCTTGCCAATAAGCAGGTCCCGGATCCTTTTTATGGGATGAATAACGAAAAGATCCCCGACATTTATAAAGTAGGCCGCGATTATTATACCTATTGGTTTGCCAAAGACTTTAAAGAAACAGCGCCAACAGGCAGCAACCAAACTTACCTCAACTTTCGTGGTGTAAATTATAGCTGTGATGTTTTCCTGAACGGACATAAACTGAACAGCAAGCTGCATAAAGGTATGTTTTTACGCCAGAGCTATAACATTACAAAATGGCTGAGCAAAAACGGAAACAATCGTTTGGCGGTTATCGTGTATCCTCCGGATGTTGTGGGTAACCCCAACGGTGGCCAGGGTGGCGATGGCACTATTGCACGTGGTGTAGGTATTCAATATACCGCAGGCTGGGACTGGATCCAGCCTATCCGCGACCGCAATACCGGCATCTGGGATAAAGTAACTATTGAGCACACCGGCGCGGTAGTTATCAAAGATCCTCATGTGGTTACGCTTGTGCCGGGTGTTCGTCAGCCGGAGGGTGTGCAGCAGCCAGCTATTGTACAGGTATCTGCCGAGGTTGAGAACGCTACCGGCGCACCAGTTAGCGGCGCTTTGCAATATAATTTAGATGGTAAACTGGTATCGCAACAGGTTACTTTAAAAGCCAATTCAAAGCAGGAAGTTAAACTGACCGATTACAGCCTGAAAAACCCTAAGCTTTGGTGGCCAAATGGATATGGTCCGCAAAATTTGTATAAACTTAACCTGCAGTTTGTAGCTGGTGGTAAAGTATCCGACCAAAAAAGCATTGAAGTTGGTGTACGCCAGATCACTACCGAATGGAATAACAAAACTCAAAGCCGCCAGGTTAACATAAACGGTCAAAAAATATTTATTAAAGGCGGAAACTGGATCATATCCGATCAGATGTTGCGCTTTAGTGATGCCCGTTATGATGCCGAGGTTCGTTTTCACCGTGATATGAACCTGAACCTGATTCGTGTTTGGGGCGGCGCGCTAATTGAACGCCCTGAATTTTATGAGGCCTGCGATAAATATGGTATGCTGGTTTTCCAGGATATGTGGGGCTCGGGCGATTGCAACGGCCGTTGGACTGATCCGATGAAACTCGATGACCAATGGACCCGCCGTAAATATCCTGATGATCATGATCTGTATTTAAAATCAGTAGCCGATCAGGTGAAACTGGTGCGTAACTTCCCGTCGCTGGCCATTTGGTGTGGTGGTAATGAGATCACTCCGCCAGAGGATATCTTCGCGGCACTGCGTGATACCATTATGCCTAAATTGGATAATACCCGGTGGTTTATCCCGTATTCAAACTCCGAAGAAATGTCGCGCAATGTACAGGGCGGCAATGGTGATGGGCCTTATGGTGTCCAAAGCCTTACAACTTTCTGGGATCATCAAACCTATCCGTTCAATTCAGAAGTGGGTTCGGTTGGTGTAAGCGACTATGAATCATTAAAGCGTTTTATTCCCGCCGAAAATATGGTTGTACCTGAATTTGATGCATCAACCGGCAAAACCAAAACAGATCCGGTTTGGGAGTATCACAAATACATTGGCTACGATGGCTTTATTGATAAATATGGCAAAGCCAAAGATGTTGAGGATTTTGCCACTAAAGCCCAATTGGTAAACTATGATCAGTACCGTGCCCTGATGGAAGGCTTTAGCTCACATATGTGGGATTGGTATACCGGTACCATCATCTGGAAAACCCAAAACCCATGGACGGCCATGCGCGGTCAAATGTATGATTATTACCTTGACCCTAACGCTTGTTTGTACGGTTTACATAGCGGTAGCGAGCCATTGCACATTATGTATAACCAAACAGACGGTATGGTGATGGTGGCTAATAATACTTTTAAAACACACAGTAACATGCTGCTGGTTGCCAAAACCTATGATATGGATGGCAAGGAGAAGGTATTAACCCAGGTTTTTGCCGATGTAACGCCAACCACCACTAAAAGGTACCTGTCGCTTAAGCATGAGATCGAGAAAGAAGCGAAGGATAAAGGCGTATTCCTTTGCCTGCAGCTGCTTAAATCAGATAAAGAGGTGATCAGCGAAAATATTTACTGGCTACCTGATGCAAACGGCGATTTTTCGGGCTTGCAAAAAATGCCTAAAGGCAATTTAGGTGCTACCGCAAAATACCTGAAAAATGGTAAGGTTGAAGTTACCCTGACTAATGAAGGTAACGGTGCGCTTGCATTCTTTAACCGTTTATCGTTAGTTAATGCTGATACTAAGCAACGTATCCTTCCGGCGTTTTACAGCGATAACTATGTGACTGTGTTGCCTGGCCAAACCAAAAAGGTTGTGATCGATCACAACCCGGGAGCAGACAAAAATCTTGCTGTAACCATTGGCGGCTGGAATATCGCGGAAAGAACCATATCTATCGACAAATAATAACAGACAGAAGAAAATGAAAGTTATCACAAAATATTTGTCATTAGCGGCTTTAATGCTTGCCTGTACAGGCAGTGTTAGTGCCCAGGAAACAACGGCAAAATTCCCGTTGATACCTTATCCTGCACAACTAACCGCAGGCGAAGGTTCTTTTACCATTACAGCTAAAACCAGCATTGTTACTTCCAACGCTTTTAATACCGAAGCTTATGCGTTAAAAGACCTGTTGCGTAAGGGTTTGGGTAAGCCAATTGAGGTAAGTAAGGTAAAGAAAGCCCATGCTATCAACCTGGTTTACGACGCAAGCATAACTACTCCCGAAGCCTACCGCATGAGTGTAACTAAAGAGCAGGTAGTTATTAGGGCGAAAGACCCGGCCGGCGTATTTCACGCAGTAGAAACCATCCGTCAATTATTGCCTGTTGGTGTTGAAGCGGGTGTGGTACAAAAGCAATTGTCGTTGCCGGTTGTGGCTATTGAAGATGCACCTGTTTACGAATGGCGCGGGATGCACCTGGATGTATCAAGGCACTTTTTCTCGGTAAGCTACCTGAAAAAGTTTATCGACAGGATGGCTTTGTACAAAATGAATAAGCTGCACCTGCATTTAACTGACGATCAGGGCTGGCGTATCGAAATAAAAAAATATCCATTGCTTACCCAAGCCGGTGCTTGGCGCACGTTCAATAACCAGGATTCTGCCTGTATAAAAAAGGCTAAGGATAATCCTGATTTTGTGATCGATAAGGAACATATCATCCAAAAAGATGGTAAAACCTTGTACGGTGGTTTTTACACACAGGATGA includes:
- a CDS encoding glycoside hydrolase family 2 protein, producing MTTTRSAGRSALFKFSVALSILASGVYQNAEAQTSYELNSGWKSTSMNSVKDNGTVISQTNYDLAAWNPAVVPGTVLTTQLANKQVPDPFYGMNNEKIPDIYKVGRDYYTYWFAKDFKETAPTGSNQTYLNFRGVNYSCDVFLNGHKLNSKLHKGMFLRQSYNITKWLSKNGNNRLAVIVYPPDVVGNPNGGQGGDGTIARGVGIQYTAGWDWIQPIRDRNTGIWDKVTIEHTGAVVIKDPHVVTLVPGVRQPEGVQQPAIVQVSAEVENATGAPVSGALQYNLDGKLVSQQVTLKANSKQEVKLTDYSLKNPKLWWPNGYGPQNLYKLNLQFVAGGKVSDQKSIEVGVRQITTEWNNKTQSRQVNINGQKIFIKGGNWIISDQMLRFSDARYDAEVRFHRDMNLNLIRVWGGALIERPEFYEACDKYGMLVFQDMWGSGDCNGRWTDPMKLDDQWTRRKYPDDHDLYLKSVADQVKLVRNFPSLAIWCGGNEITPPEDIFAALRDTIMPKLDNTRWFIPYSNSEEMSRNVQGGNGDGPYGVQSLTTFWDHQTYPFNSEVGSVGVSDYESLKRFIPAENMVVPEFDASTGKTKTDPVWEYHKYIGYDGFIDKYGKAKDVEDFATKAQLVNYDQYRALMEGFSSHMWDWYTGTIIWKTQNPWTAMRGQMYDYYLDPNACLYGLHSGSEPLHIMYNQTDGMVMVANNTFKTHSNMLLVAKTYDMDGKEKVLTQVFADVTPTTTKRYLSLKHEIEKEAKDKGVFLCLQLLKSDKEVISENIYWLPDANGDFSGLQKMPKGNLGATAKYLKNGKVEVTLTNEGNGALAFFNRLSLVNADTKQRILPAFYSDNYVTVLPGQTKKVVIDHNPGADKNLAVTIGGWNIAERTISIDK
- a CDS encoding alpha-L-fucosidase, which encodes MKRLFTAFLLVFGCVKAFGQQHNMSKQYVPAGDPVVEQKIANWQDLKFGLFMHWGTYSQWGVVESWSICPEDEGWTQRRGPYGATYNGYKAAYENLQTTFNPTKFNPEKWVKAAKDAGMKYVIFTTKHHDGFCMFDTKETDYKITSSKTPFSSNPRSNVTKEIFNAFRKDNFMIGAYFSKPDWHTENYWWPYFPPKDRNVNYDPKKYPERWQKFKDFTYNQISELMSDYGKVDILWLDGGWVRPKTSVDTSIDWQRGIKFDQDIDMPKIAAMGRQKQPGLIVVDRTVAGKYENYTTPEQEVPEVPLDHPWESCITMGNSWSYVPGDHYKSVQKIVQLLVKIVSRGGNLLMNIGPGPDGDWDPVAYERLQGISRWMKINGEGIYASQSVAPYSTGNIYYTKAKSSNTIYAFALSDEEKVVLPATVSVKLKDIKKVKKVTLLGSTQSLKWKQVSDGIDISIPTKLQQASGLTEAAGFKIVY